Proteins found in one Lysinibacillus fusiformis genomic segment:
- a CDS encoding YtxH domain-containing protein, whose amino-acid sequence MTTQKPNFNEVKEQQLESSLPQLYHPQDSIYEEERVNMKDFVIGALVGGIVGAAAGLLLAPKSGKDLRSDVAVQAVQLKDKSADFSTTAKDKTVQLSKQIQEQSTQLVEKVKTLKTAKAPTVFDDGTVSFEGEEPLEDFLPSEEPKAEETTEETEQKEETNEEVRA is encoded by the coding sequence ATGACAACTCAAAAGCCAAATTTTAACGAAGTAAAGGAACAACAGCTTGAAAGTTCATTGCCTCAGCTTTATCATCCGCAAGACTCGATTTATGAAGAGGAGCGTGTAAACATGAAGGATTTTGTGATTGGCGCATTAGTTGGAGGAATCGTAGGTGCTGCTGCAGGTCTACTGTTAGCTCCAAAATCAGGAAAAGATTTAAGGAGTGATGTGGCTGTACAAGCTGTTCAGTTAAAAGATAAGAGTGCAGACTTCTCGACAACTGCAAAAGATAAAACAGTGCAACTTTCTAAACAAATTCAAGAGCAATCTACACAATTAGTGGAGAAAGTAAAAACACTAAAAACGGCAAAAGCACCAACTGTTTTTGATGATGGTACGGTTTCCTTTGAAGGGGAAGAACCGCTAGAGGATTTTCTTCCAAGTGAGGAACCAAAAGCCGAAGAGACGACAGAAGAAACAGAACAAAAAGAAGAGACAAATGAAGAAGTTCGTGCTTAG
- a CDS encoding DUF948 domain-containing protein yields MEVILYIAAIIAAIGFLILCVSVGMTLFSLKSILNSLAGTLSGIEGQMEGITRETTSLLSKTNSLAEDIQHKSEQLNSVVQAVKGIGDSVNGLNNSVQQITSSVSKSVEQNEEKIAQVVQWSNVAMGIADKWKKRKIIEQESVSPDAYAFETVQVEETPKRKWGRKK; encoded by the coding sequence ATGGAAGTGATTTTGTATATTGCAGCCATTATTGCTGCAATCGGTTTTTTAATTTTATGTGTGAGCGTGGGCATGACTTTATTCTCACTCAAGTCCATTCTAAACAGCTTAGCTGGGACATTATCTGGGATTGAAGGCCAGATGGAAGGCATTACACGCGAAACAACGTCTTTATTATCAAAAACAAATAGCTTAGCAGAGGATATTCAACATAAATCTGAACAATTAAATTCAGTTGTTCAAGCTGTTAAAGGTATTGGTGACTCCGTGAATGGTTTAAATAATTCTGTTCAGCAGATTACTTCTTCTGTTTCTAAAAGCGTAGAACAGAACGAAGAAAAAATTGCACAAGTTGTACAATGGAGTAATGTTGCGATGGGTATTGCAGATAAATGGAAAAAACGCAAAATCATTGAGCAAGAATCGGTATCACCTGATGCCTATGCATTTGAGACTGTGCAAGTAGAAGAAACACCAAAAAGAAAATGGGGTCGTAAAAAATGA
- the murC gene encoding UDP-N-acetylmuramate--L-alanine ligase: MTVFHFTGIKGSGMSSLAQILFDAGEQVQGSDVDKYFFTEQPLRERNIPIFTFNADNIKEGMTVIAGNAFSDDHPELVRAREIGVEVIRYHKFLGEYIGNYTSIAITGAHGKTSTTGLMAHVVGGYKPTSYLIGDGTGAGHENSDFFVMEACEYRRHFLAYNPDYAVMTNIDFDHPDYFANIEDVYSAFQSLALQVKKAIIACGDDEQLQRIQAKVPVVYYGFGAENDFEARNVEKTTEGTKFDVFVRNEFYSTFFIPLFGDHAVLNTLAVITLCEYEGISPDIIQDRLHTYKGVKRRFTETDIGDNVLIDDYAHHPTEIRATIQSARQKFPERELVAIFQPHTFTRTQAFLQDFADSLSLADTAYLCDIFGSARETQGALSIHDLASLIEGSAVITTEGIDILTKHNGAVFLFMGAGDVHKFQDAFEDVLKNNETA, encoded by the coding sequence ATGACAGTTTTTCATTTCACAGGCATTAAAGGTTCTGGCATGAGTTCGCTAGCGCAAATCTTATTTGATGCTGGTGAACAAGTACAAGGCTCAGATGTCGATAAATATTTCTTCACGGAGCAACCGTTACGTGAACGTAATATTCCAATTTTTACATTTAATGCAGATAATATTAAAGAAGGTATGACAGTGATTGCAGGAAATGCGTTTTCCGACGATCATCCTGAATTAGTACGTGCTCGAGAAATCGGTGTAGAAGTCATTCGTTACCATAAATTTTTAGGTGAATATATTGGCAACTATACATCCATTGCTATCACAGGTGCACATGGTAAAACATCTACGACTGGCTTAATGGCACATGTGGTAGGTGGTTATAAACCAACATCTTATTTAATTGGTGATGGTACTGGTGCAGGTCATGAAAATTCGGATTTCTTTGTCATGGAGGCATGTGAATACCGCCGTCACTTCTTAGCCTATAATCCTGATTATGCTGTGATGACGAACATCGATTTTGATCATCCAGATTACTTTGCTAATATAGAGGACGTATATTCTGCCTTTCAATCATTAGCATTACAAGTGAAAAAAGCAATTATAGCATGTGGCGATGATGAACAGCTTCAGCGTATTCAAGCAAAAGTGCCAGTTGTGTATTATGGATTTGGTGCTGAAAATGATTTTGAAGCTCGTAATGTAGAAAAAACAACTGAGGGTACAAAATTTGATGTTTTTGTACGTAATGAATTTTATAGCACTTTCTTTATCCCGTTATTTGGAGATCATGCTGTTTTAAATACATTGGCGGTGATTACGCTATGTGAATATGAAGGCATTTCACCAGACATTATTCAGGATCGCTTACACACGTATAAAGGTGTAAAGAGACGTTTTACTGAGACCGATATAGGGGATAATGTTTTAATAGATGACTATGCACACCATCCAACTGAAATTCGTGCGACAATTCAATCAGCACGACAAAAATTTCCTGAACGTGAGCTAGTTGCAATTTTCCAACCACATACATTTACACGTACACAAGCTTTTTTACAAGATTTTGCGGATAGTTTGAGCCTTGCGGATACAGCCTATTTATGTGATATATTTGGCTCTGCGAGAGAAACGCAAGGTGCGCTTTCTATTCATGATTTAGCATCACTTATTGAAGGCAGTGCAGTGATTACCACTGAAGGAATTGATATATTAACAAAACATAATGGCGCGGTATTCCTATTTATGGGCGCTGGTGATGTTCACAAGTTCCAAGATGCTTTTGAAGACGTGCTTAAAAACAATGAAACAGCTTAG
- a CDS encoding DNA translocase FtsK, translating into MNWFKKQISKFINKEDEDYEYEEYYEDYGEVQSEQLHTHKEPPMAKQKTFRFPLIDDDEGGTSYTPSKEMFDQMDEDDYGQIGDLSLPKHLNHHIVDSSVYDVEVSGIRDLLANRSKRTGRKTMMKSQPLEQEYRSRASLVFRDAQNETANINPTPAPKEKSQRKEQKVENILPENRKRFVPTDVPSPVYGFAKPSPIKELLDKRKEEHEKQETDVQAVEKITAAKPLKEATTNEVNENILEEKEPASTIQTVVTEHHEIIQPKELSTVNEPIIFEDEVLVEHKDEMDNLSSNATVPQTSSFAMDFEDQVKEAVVQDQTVQQLSADSSEIHVKEMIVEQVQIENSTIHIGEVTVVQPSMDDQSPDTASREEKSRIPFNVLMLKTDKERWRIQQQLKVAQQPIRVESKPEAVKNRLVDVTTEESSSLDSITTNETCVTKPEEDIDLLMTENVQSQADFPVQLDIKDDVERVTSKYSAEEPVAVITMAPVTSMSGISKKERIAIEKATADEISATIELEPEPELEPEPEPEPELDSELEQEPELKLDTELEVEPELELEPDLEPVPAPDIEVVSEIVEAVPVESVEDQVVEMEAVIPAKPVHVYQKPTDEYLEPPEEKTQDTDWMEQQGDTLVEALSYFQVSAQIESIMQGPAVTQFEITVSHGTKVSKIRNLADDLKLALAAKDIRIQAPIPGKSSIGIEIPNRVSRAVRLSEVTNSASFVESDSPLEAALGLDLTGKPVTLDLRKMPHGLIAGATGSGKSVCINSILVSLLYKAAPHELKLMLIDPKMVELAPFNHIPHLVSPVITDVKAATAALKWAVEEMERRYQLFAHAGARDITRYNAIADKNNEHSLKLPYILIVIDELADLMMMSPADVEEAICRIAQKARACGIHLIVATQRPSVDVITGLIKSNIPTRIAFAVSSQIDSRTILDGQGAERLLGRGDMLYLGNGMSAPVRLQGTFVTDDEIEAIIEHVREQGEPDYIFDQEELLKKTEVSAEQDDLFEDVCRFVYEQGGASTSLIQRKYHIGYNRAARLIDMLESHGFVSEARGSKPRESYITEEDLITMFE; encoded by the coding sequence GTGAACTGGTTTAAAAAACAAATTAGTAAATTTATTAATAAAGAAGACGAAGATTATGAGTATGAAGAATATTATGAGGACTATGGAGAAGTACAGTCAGAGCAATTACATACACATAAAGAACCACCAATGGCTAAGCAAAAGACTTTCCGTTTCCCTTTGATTGACGATGATGAAGGTGGGACATCATACACGCCATCAAAAGAAATGTTTGACCAAATGGATGAGGATGATTATGGACAAATTGGAGATTTATCGTTACCAAAGCATTTAAATCATCATATTGTCGACTCTAGTGTTTATGATGTAGAGGTTTCAGGGATTCGGGATTTATTAGCAAACCGCTCTAAACGAACAGGTAGAAAAACAATGATGAAAAGTCAGCCTTTAGAACAGGAATATCGTTCAAGAGCAAGCTTAGTGTTTCGAGATGCACAAAATGAGACTGCTAATATAAACCCTACACCTGCACCAAAAGAAAAGAGTCAGCGGAAAGAACAAAAAGTTGAAAATATTTTACCTGAGAATCGTAAGCGTTTTGTGCCAACAGATGTGCCTTCACCCGTCTATGGTTTTGCAAAACCAAGTCCAATCAAAGAATTATTAGATAAAAGAAAAGAAGAACATGAGAAGCAAGAAACTGATGTACAGGCAGTTGAAAAGATAACTGCTGCAAAGCCTTTAAAAGAAGCGACAACAAATGAGGTAAATGAAAATATACTAGAAGAAAAAGAGCCGGCTAGCACAATCCAAACGGTTGTTACAGAGCATCATGAAATCATTCAACCGAAAGAGCTATCGACAGTAAATGAACCCATTATTTTTGAGGACGAAGTGTTGGTTGAGCATAAAGATGAAATGGATAATTTGTCATCAAATGCAACTGTACCTCAAACGTCTTCTTTTGCAATGGATTTTGAAGATCAAGTGAAAGAAGCTGTTGTGCAAGATCAAACTGTTCAACAACTTTCTGCAGATTCATCTGAAATCCATGTCAAGGAAATGATTGTGGAACAAGTACAAATCGAAAATTCTACGATCCATATTGGAGAAGTTACAGTCGTTCAACCGTCAATGGATGACCAATCTCCTGATACTGCATCGAGGGAAGAAAAAAGTCGAATTCCATTTAATGTACTCATGTTAAAAACAGATAAAGAAAGATGGAGAATTCAACAGCAATTAAAGGTGGCCCAGCAGCCTATCCGTGTAGAAAGCAAGCCTGAAGCAGTGAAAAATAGGCTAGTGGATGTGACGACAGAAGAATCATCTTCCTTAGACAGCATTACAACAAATGAAACTTGCGTAACAAAGCCAGAAGAGGACATTGATTTGCTTATGACAGAGAATGTTCAATCACAAGCAGATTTTCCAGTCCAACTTGATATTAAAGATGATGTAGAAAGGGTCACTTCAAAATACAGTGCTGAAGAGCCTGTAGCTGTGATTACAATGGCCCCTGTTACATCAATGTCAGGTATCTCCAAGAAAGAAAGAATAGCAATCGAAAAAGCAACCGCTGATGAAATTTCAGCAACGATTGAGCTAGAGCCTGAACCTGAGCTAGAGCCAGAACCAGAACCAGAACCAGAACTAGATTCGGAACTGGAACAAGAGCCAGAACTTAAGCTAGATACGGAACTTGAGGTAGAGCCAGAACTTGAGCTAGAGCCAGATCTTGAACCAGTACCAGCTCCCGACATAGAAGTAGTTTCAGAAATTGTAGAGGCTGTTCCAGTAGAATCGGTTGAGGATCAAGTAGTAGAAATGGAAGCTGTAATACCTGCGAAGCCAGTTCATGTCTATCAAAAGCCAACGGATGAATACCTAGAGCCACCAGAGGAAAAAACACAGGATACGGATTGGATGGAGCAACAGGGCGATACATTAGTCGAAGCATTATCTTATTTCCAAGTTTCTGCGCAAATTGAATCGATTATGCAAGGCCCAGCTGTTACTCAATTTGAAATAACGGTGAGTCATGGTACGAAGGTTAGTAAAATTCGAAACTTAGCAGATGATTTAAAACTTGCCTTAGCAGCAAAAGATATTCGTATTCAGGCACCAATTCCTGGGAAAAGCTCAATAGGTATTGAGATTCCAAATCGAGTATCTCGAGCTGTTCGATTATCTGAGGTAACAAATAGTGCCTCTTTCGTTGAGTCGGATTCGCCATTAGAGGCAGCTTTAGGTCTTGATTTAACTGGAAAGCCTGTTACGTTAGATTTACGAAAAATGCCTCATGGCTTAATTGCTGGTGCAACGGGTTCGGGTAAATCGGTTTGTATTAATTCTATTTTGGTTAGTTTATTATATAAAGCTGCACCTCACGAGTTAAAACTCATGCTGATCGACCCTAAAATGGTGGAGCTGGCGCCATTTAACCATATTCCACATTTAGTTAGTCCAGTCATTACCGATGTAAAGGCTGCAACGGCTGCACTGAAATGGGCTGTAGAGGAAATGGAGCGTCGCTATCAACTATTTGCACATGCAGGTGCACGTGATATTACACGTTATAACGCAATAGCGGATAAAAATAATGAACATAGTCTGAAGTTGCCTTATATTTTAATTGTCATTGATGAGTTAGCTGATTTAATGATGATGTCTCCAGCAGATGTAGAGGAAGCTATTTGCCGTATTGCCCAAAAGGCGCGTGCATGTGGTATTCATTTAATTGTTGCAACGCAAAGACCTTCTGTGGATGTTATTACAGGGTTAATCAAATCAAATATCCCTACACGTATTGCCTTTGCTGTTTCCTCTCAAATTGATTCCCGTACCATTTTAGATGGGCAGGGAGCAGAAAGGTTACTTGGTCGAGGGGATATGTTATATTTAGGTAATGGTATGTCAGCGCCAGTGCGCCTACAGGGAACATTTGTTACAGACGATGAAATTGAAGCGATTATTGAGCATGTTCGTGAACAAGGAGAGCCTGATTATATTTTCGATCAAGAGGAATTATTGAAGAAAACAGAGGTGTCCGCAGAACAGGACGATTTGTTTGAAGATGTTTGCCGATTTGTCTATGAGCAAGGGGGCGCTTCTACTTCATTGATTCAACGAAAGTATCATATTGGCTATAATCGTGCTGCTCGTTTAATTGATATGTTAGAATCACATGGTTTTGTTTCGGAAGCGAGAGGAAGTAAGCCGCGTGAAAGTTACATTACAGAAGAAGATTTAATTACTATGTTTGAATAA
- the ytpR gene encoding YtpR family tRNA-binding protein: MNVFYNKEHVGDVLLVQLATEAIVKTVVERAGDIAILKEAQTGEIKAFNLFNASSYIQTEAKGLVEVTPELVAQLTAAIEKNGASINLDVDFSPKFVVGYVETKDKHPNADKLSICSVNIGDETLQIVCGAPNVEAGQKVVVAKIGAVMPSGMLIKEGNLRGVDSYGMLCSARELAIPNAPSEKGILVLPEDAIVGSAFEAPTK; encoded by the coding sequence ATGAACGTATTTTACAACAAAGAGCATGTAGGAGATGTCTTACTAGTTCAACTAGCAACGGAGGCTATTGTGAAAACAGTAGTAGAACGCGCTGGAGATATTGCTATTTTAAAGGAAGCTCAAACAGGAGAAATTAAAGCCTTTAATTTATTTAATGCAAGCAGTTACATCCAAACAGAAGCAAAAGGCTTAGTGGAAGTGACACCAGAATTAGTAGCGCAGCTAACAGCAGCAATCGAAAAAAATGGAGCTAGTATCAATCTTGATGTTGATTTTTCTCCAAAGTTTGTTGTTGGTTATGTAGAGACAAAGGACAAGCATCCTAATGCTGATAAATTGAGTATCTGTTCAGTGAATATAGGAGATGAGACATTACAAATTGTTTGTGGTGCTCCGAATGTAGAAGCAGGTCAGAAGGTAGTTGTTGCGAAAATTGGTGCCGTAATGCCTTCAGGAATGCTTATTAAAGAAGGAAATTTACGTGGTGTTGATTCTTACGGCATGCTTTGTTCAGCACGTGAATTAGCGATTCCTAACGCACCATCTGAAAAAGGAATTTTAGTATTACCAGAGGATGCTATTGTTGGTAGTGCTTTTGAAGCACCAACTAAATAA